From one Flavobacteriales bacterium genomic stretch:
- a CDS encoding gliding motility-associated C-terminal domain-containing protein — MALALGCSAMAQNGNEDHPGLIQVEADRPGLGSAPSNGMSGDAQLSGLDTPSDLAMKPLGLMAATAFTPDGDGLNDKFFPFFMGMNLSLSRFQVFDRWGRSLFMSTSGEGWDGAFGVGGAAMPMGVYVWRLEAWPNGSQDKLDLSGSVTLIR; from the coding sequence TTGGCGCTGGCGCTCGGCTGCAGTGCCATGGCCCAGAATGGCAATGAAGACCACCCGGGCCTGATCCAGGTTGAGGCCGATCGGCCCGGTCTGGGATCCGCGCCATCCAATGGCATGTCCGGTGACGCCCAGTTAAGCGGCCTCGACACACCCTCTGACCTGGCCATGAAACCCCTCGGCTTAATGGCTGCCACAGCATTCACGCCCGATGGCGACGGGCTGAATGACAAGTTCTTCCCCTTCTTTATGGGCATGAACCTGAGCCTCAGCCGTTTTCAGGTCTTCGACCGATGGGGGCGCAGCCTGTTCATGAGCACTTCTGGCGAAGGTTGGGATGGGGCCTTCGGCGTTGGGGGGGCCGCCATGCCGATGGGGGTATATGTCTGGCGCCTTGAGGCTTGGCCGAACGGCTCACAGGACAAATTGGACCTTTCCGGCTCGGTGACCCTGATCCGTTAG
- a CDS encoding sigma-70 family RNA polymerase sigma factor, whose amino-acid sequence MTDEELVSGCIHGEPIAQKALYKAYARKMMSICMRYAGNREQAQDMLQDGFVKVFQKIDHYRGDGPLGGWIARTMVNTALDHIRRSKPYDHSVDLTEAEHLHQADEQVLTTMSTDELMDLIQALPPGYRTVFNLFAIEGFAHKEIAEQLGISENTSKSQFMKARAYLRKLLPKEVGAPYANDHEE is encoded by the coding sequence ATGACCGATGAAGAACTCGTTTCCGGGTGCATCCATGGCGAGCCCATCGCGCAGAAGGCCCTCTATAAGGCCTATGCCAGGAAGATGATGAGCATTTGCATGCGTTACGCCGGGAATCGGGAACAGGCCCAGGACATGCTCCAGGACGGCTTCGTGAAGGTGTTCCAGAAGATCGATCACTACCGGGGCGACGGCCCCTTGGGTGGCTGGATCGCGCGGACCATGGTGAATACGGCCCTCGACCACATCCGCCGCAGCAAGCCTTACGACCACAGCGTTGACCTCACCGAGGCCGAGCACCTGCACCAAGCTGACGAGCAAGTGCTCACCACCATGAGCACGGATGAGCTCATGGATCTCATCCAAGCGCTGCCTCCCGGCTACCGCACGGTCTTCAACCTGTTCGCAATCGAGGGCTTCGCCCACAAGGAAATCGCCGAGCAGCTCGGCATCTCCGAGAACACGAGCAAATCGCAATTCATGAAAGCGCGGGCCTACCTGCGCAAGCTGCTGCCCAAAGAAGTGGGCGCGCCTTACGCCAACGACCATGAAGAATAG
- a CDS encoding gliding motility-associated C-terminal domain-containing protein: MKNSLNDLLRERFQGHEAPVDPGTWAVIEAKLLTAAPASDPVNDLFRERFQGHESAVDPSAWSGISNRLGHPVSGAGWSGLYGWMAAGVAGVVAIGALVMTLGGKPVETAVAAPVETDELPEPVAVAEVGIVSQQVDAKVLEPAVPKVRQAAPKAIPSPQDEHVTTVPKVTEPLAQAPEEAVVVDRIIEDLTVRTMLDVLTSDERPDPKTSTNDQSLDGDERGDRYEQEVVAPIVEESIKLFMPNTFTPNGDGINDTYRILPRTGFERVVVRVYSMKNNQLVFSSTSIDEEWQGLNCDDGMYLVAVEAQLPDGHVLADGKVVWLNRIGTN, from the coding sequence ATGAAGAATAGCCTGAACGACCTCCTGCGCGAGCGCTTCCAGGGCCATGAGGCTCCGGTTGATCCCGGCACTTGGGCCGTAATCGAGGCCAAGCTGCTTACAGCGGCTCCTGCAAGCGACCCTGTTAACGACCTGTTCCGCGAGCGTTTCCAAGGCCACGAGAGCGCTGTTGACCCGAGCGCTTGGAGCGGAATCAGCAACCGGCTCGGGCACCCAGTGTCGGGTGCGGGATGGTCCGGCCTATACGGATGGATGGCTGCGGGTGTGGCGGGCGTGGTGGCCATAGGTGCACTGGTGATGACCCTTGGCGGCAAGCCCGTTGAAACCGCCGTAGCGGCTCCCGTGGAAACCGACGAGTTGCCTGAACCCGTAGCGGTGGCCGAGGTCGGCATTGTTAGCCAGCAAGTCGACGCCAAGGTCCTTGAGCCTGCGGTCCCAAAGGTTCGCCAAGCAGCGCCGAAGGCTATTCCATCGCCCCAGGATGAACATGTGACTACGGTTCCGAAGGTCACTGAACCCTTGGCTCAAGCTCCGGAAGAGGCCGTTGTGGTGGACCGGATCATCGAGGACCTCACCGTGCGCACCATGCTCGATGTGCTGACCAGTGATGAAAGACCGGACCCGAAGACCTCCACTAATGACCAATCATTGGATGGGGATGAGCGCGGAGACCGTTATGAGCAGGAAGTGGTAGCCCCGATTGTCGAAGAGTCCATCAAGCTCTTCATGCCCAACACCTTCACCCCGAATGGCGACGGCATCAACGACACTTATCGGATCCTGCCCCGAACGGGTTTCGAACGCGTCGTGGTGCGGGTCTACTCCATGAAGAACAACCAGCTCGTTTTCAGCTCAACCAGCATCGACGAAGAGTGGCAGGGCCTGAATTGCGACGACGGCATGTACCTGGTGGCCGTTGAAGCCCAGCTGCCCGATGGCCACGTGCTAGCCGATGGCAAGGTGGTGTGGCTGAACCGAATCGGCACCAATTGA